TTCAGGCTCCTCCTCCCAAGCCTTGGTTGCTTAGCCCTCTAAGGGCAAACAGAAGAAGAAGCTGAAGCCTAAGACACATTCTTCTTCGAGCAGTGAGAGTCCCTCCAAGCCCCCTCAGCAATCAGACCAAAAGTCCAAATCCACTCCACCACCTACTGATTCTTCTAAGTCTTGTGAGTCTTtctcaaagatgaagaagaagtctGGTGAACCTTGCAGTTTTTGTGAACATTATTTTATGTATTTTGTAGGGGTTGTTAGAATTCTTCTCCAATGTGTTGATCTCCTCCATTGTTCTATTCAAATGAGAAATGCTTAAATCCACTGTTCTTTTAAAGAAATCGTGTGACTCCACTTTTTGTCATTATATTTTAGGTCACTGACATGAGACAACAACTATTAAAATGTAATAGTTGTGCAACCCTCAATCTCTTTGAATGCTATGAATGCCAAGTAGTTTTTTTACTATAGGAATGCTAATCATTTCATTTTTGTTTACACGGATGTGTTGCAGCTGTATAGGAACACTTCTCGACgtaataataataaacattaataactttaaagtcacaactattaatgttatattattaaaattattataCATTAAATCAACAAAATATTAAGGGAAATTACCCAATAGTTGATCACATTCCAATGGTTGTGatagcatttgttgatttaatgcccatacttgttgatttaatgcttaatattttttacaacattgcaccaatagttgtgactttaaaattGTTATTGTGATGATGacaacccataattgaatgaaatgtattcctaAGCACTAAAAAACAATGACTcgtgtgatgccacatcaacacacAAGTGTCAATCTCACTTTTGCACTAGTATTGGTCTCATTttattttgggttgttttggacaccttgacaaaaagcatgctcATGTagcctgaaaccttagttataaagaAGGGACTTATCAAATAGACTATTGTAAAAAATTGACAGtgatttgaaatttttgaaatttttgaaatttccatgtaagatTTCAAGAAATGCAAAATTAAGAGAGAGACTCTCTCTCCCTATCACAATTATTAACCATGCTCAGCCACTCACTCTCACACTAATTAACACATTGTTGGTGATATTTGGGAGAAATGGTGGAGTGCGGTCATGATCAGTTAACGTGTTCGGTTAAATATACTACTTTAACTATCGGGCCTGTCTGTCATGGTGGACCGTATATTTATTGGACGGAGTAAATAGATATGGTCAGTTTGTACGTAAGGACAGTTTGATATTTTATAGCACTCCTTTCTGGTCCCAAAAGCCACGGGAACCGGAACATATAACTCTGTGCTGGTTAAAAACGGTACTTCCCTATTCCATTTTTTAAAAGAAACAACTGGAAAATGAACTGAAAATGCAGCAAGTTGCCAGCCAGAAAATATACGaagtcatcttctttatttcttccattcATACATTTAGCTTTCCTTTCCTTATTAAGGAAGAAATTAGTTGCTGGTTTTCTCATTTGAAGCTAAGAGAAAAGCCAAAGCCCTGACTTAACAAGCGGTGAattctttggattttttcaaatGAAAAAAACGAGGAAATACTGTACCCCAATCTCATGGGTACAAATCAGGCTTTTATGTTCTGTAACATTTTATTCGTAAACAAAGAAAATTACATAAAATGAATCAGAATGACGATCGCTTTGTTTGTCATTCTTCGGTCCCCACCCACACCGCTCGCAAATCAAGATCTCATTTGTTCCACGACAGAGACGCTGCACCCACCAAAATCCATCAGTATCTAAAAGTTATAATAAACGCATTGAGAGGGAAACAGAACAAAGGGAAAGATCGAACTAACCTGTGGTGGACAACATCCAATTACTATCCTGGCTAATAGCCCAGAAGAAGTATCCCGACAGCCCCTTTTGCTTAGCAAACTTAACCTTAGCAGCCACGGAGTCCTGGTTATCATAACCAACCCATAAGTCTCCCGCATAGCAGTAAGCTGAGACGCTTTCAGGATCGTACACCTCGGTCGCATGCTTCTCCCGTATGAAGTCTCGTACCTCTGAGAAGAACATAACACCGGTTTCGGCGCTGAGATTTTGCTTGGGACCAGCCGCCACTGCAGGAGCTCCTATGCCCGTCTGGTTTTGCGACTTGAGCACCCACGAACGCCCGTAGAGCGGCATCCCCATCACAACTTTACGCGGCGGCAATCCGGAGTCGACCCAAGTTGAAATCCCATAGCTGGTCGAAACGTTAGAGCTGCTATCATAAAGAGCCGCGTGTGCTCCGGTCGCGGAAGTGTCCCATGAGCCGTGATAATCAAAGGCCATCACATTTACCCAGTCGAGGTTTTTGGCAATGGAGGCCGTCGGGTAGCTTCTTAGCTCACCCCACAAGAAGAATCTCTGCGCAAAATACACGGCTGCGGTCAGGAGAAGCGGAGGCCGACCAGACGATCTGCTCTCCAAATTTATGGCGTGTCTCCACTCGGAGAACAATTTGCCCAAATTCTCCATTTCCGTAGTGTTGGTGGGATATTCCCAATCGAGGTCGAGGCCGTGGAAGTTGTGGCGTCTGGCGAGGGCGATGGCTGATTTTATGAAGACTGCACGGCGGATGGGATTGGTTGCCATGAGAGCAAAGGCAGTGGAGTTGGAACCCCCGCCTCCGACGGAGATGAGAGTCTTTACGCACGGGTTTTTCCGCTGCACTGTTGCGGTGAATTGGGCCATCATTTTCTGATCCTCAACCTGGAATGTTTGGTCATTCATAGTTGCAAAGGCGTAGAAGATGTGAGAGTAGACGGCTGAGTTGATGGAGGCGGGCGGCATGAATGAGGCGGTGTAAGATGGCCAATACGCAGCCTTAACATTTGATGAAGCACAACCTGCTGCCTCTGCCGAACAGAAGAGTAAACATACTAACAGAAATACAATTCGTATAATGTATTGCGAGTTCTTCATTATGGagttggaaaacaaattgctgggGATGAATGCTACGATAAGATATGCACGGCTTATATAATTTTACTTTGCTTCCGAAGTGCTAAGTCAACCCAGAAATGGTGGGTTGTCTTTACGCGCTGCGCCGCCCTCAACAACATTGCAGAAATGCGGTTGGTCTGCTGAAACTCCGTCTGCACGCTTCCACTTGCACAATAAAAATGGAAATCCGTGATAAGATTTGGTCCGCCATAGAGATGATATCTATGCGCGAGTATAGTGCGTTCCATGTCTGACCATGACTTGTACGAGTGAGTCAGATGCTCTTACCTGATTTTAAATTGCCTACCAAATACTCGTTTTTGAAGCTTCCAATCAGTTGAAAGTAAACGGTCAGCGTATTGAAACGTTCCTCTTATTGTTTGGGTCGGTGAAGCTTTCAAatagttttatttttcaattttatttttcttctaatgatatcagatttccacaGTCTATAATTGATTTGTTGCAagatttctggattagattgtagGACAGTTTttcatcaacgttttgaatcacatttcatgatccatcatcaggatgtaagAGAGCTGAGGAACTCAAAAATTGAAGAGTTGTGGACTAGAACCCCAAATAAAAAGAAAGAGCGGAGGGAGAGAGAAGGTGGCACATGGACCAAGAAGGGGGGACAATACAAAAAGAATGCAAAAAGAAAAAGGCATAggagaaaaataagaaataaaaactAGTCTAAAATGAAAACAAATAAATGATAAGAAGATAAAAGCACAAAAGAGGTCATAAGTAAATGAAGAAAAATGgaaataagaaataaat
The nucleotide sequence above comes from Cryptomeria japonica chromosome 11, Sugi_1.0, whole genome shotgun sequence. Encoded proteins:
- the LOC131077737 gene encoding nod factor hydrolase protein 1, with protein sequence MKNSQYIIRIVFLLVCLLFCSAEAAGCASSNVKAAYWPSYTASFMPPASINSAVYSHIFYAFATMNDQTFQVEDQKMMAQFTATVQRKNPCVKTLISVGGGGSNSTAFALMATNPIRRAVFIKSAIALARRHNFHGLDLDWEYPTNTTEMENLGKLFSEWRHAINLESRSSGRPPLLLTAAVYFAQRFFLWGELRSYPTASIAKNLDWVNVMAFDYHGSWDTSATGAHAALYDSSSNVSTSYGISTWVDSGLPPRKVVMGMPLYGRSWVLKSQNQTGIGAPAVAAGPKQNLSAETGVMFFSEVRDFIREKHATEVYDPESVSAYCYAGDLWVGYDNQDSVAAKVKFAKQKGLSGYFFWAISQDSNWMLSTTASLSWNK